CGTTCGTCCCTGGATTCTGATGGACCACCAGCCCAAGGGAATCGAGCCGGAATATTCCGGACGCTTGCCAGACTTTGCCCTTTCGGGGCATACTCACAACGGGCAATTTTTCCCGGGAACCATCGTCATCAATTTCGTATGGCGCCTCGCCTATGGCGAGGGTGTTTTGGATGGCGTTCGCTGGCTGGTGAGCGCCGGCGTGGACTGCTGGGGGCCGCCCGTGCGAGTAGGCTCTGACGCAGACATGTGGGTGATTCGCTTCACGTTTGCCGAATAGGATAAAATAGCAAGCTTATTTGAAAAACGGGAGTTTTATTCCCGTTTGACCTTTGACGGCGAGGTTTCCCCGAATTATTCTGCTTAAATGCACGAAAAAAGCCTCGCAAACCCTCCAAAAATGAGGTATTTTTCAAGACATAGGGGGTAGAATTAAACACACGAGGTTCATTATGAAAATGATTCCAGCAATGACAATGGCATTAGTAGGCTTCTTTGCGGCCGCCTCTTTTGCCCAAGATGAAACCACTTCTGCTACAGAGAATGCCGCCGTGCAGGAGGTTTCTGGCGACGAGTCCGCTAGCAAGGTCGAAAAGCAAGATCCCAGGGCCGATCGTGCTAAGGAACGCTTTGAGCGCAAGGACGCCAAAAAAGAAGAAATTGCCAAGCACAAGGCCGAAATGAAGGCTCTGAAAGAAGAACGAGCTGCTGCTCGAGCCGAACGCAAAGAAGCCAAGCAGGCTGAAAAGGAGGCCAAAAAGGCCGATAAAGAAGCCATGAAGGCTGAAAAAGAAATCAGCAAGGCCGAACGCAAAGAGGCCAAGGTTGCAGAAAAGGCTGAACGTAAAGAAGCCAAGCAGGCCGAAAATGAAGCCCGTAAAGATCAAAAGGGCAAAGGCCGCCACAAGTAATTCTTTGCGAGCATTTTAGTTATGTAAAAGGGCGCCACGTGCGTCCTTTTTAAATATTCCACCTGATTCCGGCCTTCAATTTGGACAGGAGGCTCCATTTAGGATAGCCGATGCTGTATTCCGATGTGTTGAGATAATGCCGGTAGAGTTGTTCGAACCCGATAAAGGTTCCGAACATACCCGGTTTCCATGAGATGTTGAATGCCCAGGAACCGCTGAATTTTTGAACGCCGTCATAGGTTGTGGCGGGCTCGTCAATCACAAATCCGTAGAACAGGTTCAACTTTGTCTCGACGGAAATGTCTGTTTTAAACTTATACGAAACAGATGGCCTTAAAGAAGGCCCTAACCATTTTAGAATATACAGGGAACTGAGCGAGTCAGATTCATACCTTGCTCCTGCGTAGATGGTGCTGTTCCATCCGTATTTGGCAAAGCGGTGCCACGTGCCGTAGAATGATGCCGATGTTGGGCCGTCGAAATTCTTGTAGGCGCTAGTGGCGAGACCGAATTTTTGCTTGCCGCTTTGTGCAAGGTACTTTTCAGCCCAGATATAAAAGTCGGGATTCCATTCTTCATTTTCTGAAAAGTTTATACTTGCACCGATATCTAGAATCAGTGCGTTTCCGATGAGACTGTAGCCGATGCCGACCGAAGTTTCCCAGGAGTTTGTATCCAGGGAGGGCATGTCCTCTTTGTCAATAAACCAATCTCCCGATACATTTAATTCTAATGCGTGACTCCAATTTTTGGATTCGTATTCTACAGATGCGTTTATCGATGCGTCGGCTTCGCCTCCGGTTTCGGCGTCAGAGGTTCCTTTTTTCTTGTAGTGCAGGCCGCTGTAGTTGATGGTACCGTAAGTGTGGAACGACCAGGGACTTTGGGAGGAGTCGTCTGCGGAGTATTCGTCGGATTCCTTCAAGACACTTTGATAATCATCGATAATCTCTTGAATTTCTGCTGTGTATGGTCCTGATACCGCCACCGCTGAATCAAACAAGTCCAGCGCGTGGGGAATATCGCCAGCCTCTTCGGCCTTGAGCGCACGATAATAAAGTTCCTCTTGCGATTCAGCAAGTGCGTTGGCTGCCCAGAGCAGAGAAACTATTATCAAAAGCTTTTTCATTTGTGCGTAAATTGCGGGTTTATACCTTGTAGCCGTATTTTCTCAGTTTCTCCACGTAGGCTGGGTCTGCCAGTCGGGCTTTGGATTCGGCCATATATTTTTTATTGTCCTTGGACTGGAATCCCATCGTGATTCGTATAAACATAGAGAAGCAAGCTAGGGAACCCAACACGGAAGCAGCGGCAATGACAAGGACCTTCATCGAATAGTAGCCGTTCATATACTGGTAAAGGGCCAGTCCGCCATCGACCAGTGCCAATACAAGGAGAAACAAGGCTCCCTTCATGTAAAATTTGGGGTTGTTGCTTCGGGGGTCAAAACCGTCAATGGCCACCTCGCGGAATCGCCGGTCCAGGTATTCACTGCGGCATGCCTTGCACTGCCGAATAGGGCTGCCGTACATCCAGGCGTTACAGGTTTCACGGTTCTTGGTTTTGCATTCGGGGCAGGTCCATTCGGCAACGCTTATAGTCATATAAAGTCCTTTTATGTATTGAAAAAGAAAATAATAAAAGAATTTTTGGTTGTCATCTCCAGAGTCCAACTGAGCGCAATCAAAATATGGCCGAAAAATTTTTTATATTAAAAAAACAGGAATTCTTATGATCGATAACGAAATTGAAAATCGCAGCAAGGTCATCGTGCGCACGAGCATCGTGGGCATCGCTACAAACGTGGTGCTTTCGGCGTTCAAGGCCGCCATCGGCTTTGTCACGGGCTCCATCGCCGTCACCCTCGACGCGGTGAACAACCTCTCCGACGCGCTCTCCTCGGTGATTACCATCGTGGGCGCAAAACTTGCGAATAAACTTCCCGACAAGAAACACCCGCTGGGTTACGGGCGCATCGAGTACCTGAGCGCCATGATTGTGGCCGCCATCGTGCTGTATGCGGGCGGAACCTCTGCCGTGGAATCCGTCAAGAAGATTATCCATCCCGAAGCTGCCGACTATTCCACGGTTTCGCTGGTAATTATCGCCGCCGCCGTGGTGGTGAAACTCGTGCTCGGCAAGTATGTGAAGCGCCAGGGCGAATGGGTGAATTCCGGTGCGCTGGTGGCCTCCGGAGCGGATGCCTTGTTCGATGCCATTTTGTCTGCGTCGGTGCTGGCGTCTGCCATCGTGTTCGTGACGACGGGCATTTCGCTCGAAGCCTATGTGGGCGTGCTGATTTCGCTGTTCATCATCAAGTCCGGTATCGAGATGCTCAAGGATACGCTGGACGATATTCTCGGCAAGCGCACTGACGGCGACACCGCCAAGGAAATCAAAAAAATCCTCACCTCCGAAAAACCCGTACGCGGCGCCTACGACTTGATTCTGAACGATTACGGTCCCAACAAGGCCCTGGCCTCGGTGCACCTGGAACTGCCCGATTCCATGACCGTCGAAGAAGTGGACGTGCTCACCCGCAAGCTGCAACACCGGGTGTTCAAGGAAACGGGCGTCATCCTCACGGGCGTGGGAGTTTATTCGTACAACACCAAGGACGACGAAGCCGCCAAAATCCGTAGCGACGTCTTGAAAATCGTGAAGTCCCACGAATGGGCGCTCCAGATGCACGGCTTCTACGTGGATGTGGCCGAAAAGTCACTCCGCTTCGATGTGGTCATGAGTTTCGCCATCACCCCCGAAGAAGGCGTTGCGACCCTCACCAAGGAAGTCGGCGAAGCCTTCCCCGAATACAGCGTGCACATCGCCCCCGATGTGGACGTGGGGTAAAAAACTTGACAATGGATAAAAATTACTTATTTTATATCCATGACAAGTTTGTTTTTCAAAATGCGTTTTTTGGCGTTTTCCGCGCTTGTTTTGCTTTGCGCTTGTGGCGATATTGTTTCATCTAGCGAAACTTACAGTCAAAGGTGCAGCGATAATTCCAACATCGAAGGTTATGCCGCTGATTTTGGCGGTTATAAAAAAGGCAAGAAAATCCCTTTCAAACATTCAGACGGTTACCTGTTTTCCCTTACTGTTACCGAGAGAGAAAATTCCATTGACCACATTTGCCAAAAACACTTGGTTACAACGCTTGAATCGGCATACCCCATCTATTCCATTTTGCTTGCCTCTCAGGCCCCCACCTTTTATTATAGTGAAGAAGACAAAAAGAACAGTGGAAGCGTCGATGTGGTTTTCGGGCAGTACACCTTTTCGCTCATGAATCCTCTCGCTCGCGAAAAAATGCAAAGCCTCGATTCTTCTTACATCGACACCTTGAAAATCAATGGAATCGTATACACGGGTGTCGCCGTAAGCAACGGAAAAAAGTACAAGCAACCCAACAATGAAAATTATTACAACAGCACTGTTGAATCTGGCGCCAAGCTTTACTACAATACAAAAAAGGGAATCTTGAAAATCGAGCTGGAAGATGGTAGTTACATTGTAATCAACGAGGAGGACGATTAATGAAAAATAAGTACCTCCGAGCATTTTTCTGCGCAATCAGCCTCGCTATTCCGGCTTTCTTTGCGGCGTGCGGCGAAGGCAATGATTTGCCCGAATTCACCGAAGACATGCAGGTTCTGTGGAATGCCGAAAAGGGTTTCAGCAAGGATTCCGTCATTTATCTCGCTGACTCCGTCAAATTTGTCGACAAGTTGTTTCAATCCGCCGAGTTTGGGGTAAAAGAAACGCCTTTTGTGGATTATAAAGCCAAGGCGATGGCATCCGCTATCAATATCGGGCTATATGTAGCTCCCAACTCTGACGGAGGTTCCGTCCAAATTGTTTGTCACCCGAATCAGACTCGGTTTGATATTTACGATGTCGAGAAAAATCCGAAAATTATTTTTGAAGAGCCTCGCTTCCCCGCAAAAAACAAAGAAGGCTATTCGTTAAAATTTATGGATTCCTTAAAGGTGATCGATTCCACCTTCTACGACATACTGTATTTCGGCGTGCCTGATAGCGGCATGAATCTTTGCAATATTTCTGCATTCTACTATGGAATTCATGACGGCGTTGTCAGGGTTGTTAGCAGGAACGGTGTCGAATTAAACCGCGTTTCTGCACAAGTTTACGAAAATGCCGAAGACCGCAGGGTTGAAGAACGCGCTCTGGCCGATTCTATAGCGCAGGCTGTTGCAGATTCCATTATCAAGGCAAACACACCCTCCGAAAAAGACAGCACAGATGACAACGCGGAAATCGAAATTCCCCAAGAAATTATTGACTTGGCCGATTCCGTCGCAAACTGCATCAAAAAGGCGTATTCCGAAGGTTCGCTTTCTGCGATAAAGAATTGCAAAATATAGTCGATAAGCAAGGCCTTGAAATAAAGGATCGACTTTATGAAATTAAAGAAATTGGATCACAAACTAACAGTCTGTAAAGTAGCGGACGTTAGTGATGTCGATACGGGTAAGGATTTTTCTCTTATAGGTATCCTTTCGAAACTCTCGGCTATTCTTGCAGAAAATGGCGTTGGATTTTTTGCGATATCCACTTTCAATACGGATTATATCTTTGTGAAAGCCGAAAATTTCGAGAAAGTGCTATGCTGAACGTCTCTCCGAAATCACGGGGCTCAAGGCTGTTTTAAGGAGATTGGAGGCCGATACTGACAAATTTCAAAAAAACTACGGAAGGGACTTGACAAGAATTTCAAAACAGTGTACATTTGTGCATATAATATAAGGAGGTTTTGCGATGAAATTAGAGGGCTTTGGAATTTTTGTCGATGACATGGCGACGATGGTCCGCTTTTACAGAGATGTCTTGGGCTTTGAAATCAAGGAAGACGAAAATACGACTAACGTTTTTCTAGAAAAGGACGGCACTTTGTTCTTGCTGTTCCGAAAATCTGATTTTGAAAAAATGACAAGCCAGAAGTACGCTTACTGCAAAGGCGTTAACGGGCATTTTGAAATTGCATTGGGTGTTGCCAACTACACTGAAGTGGATAAAACATACGCCAAAGTCACGATCGCAGGAGCTAAAGGCATCATGCCGCCGACTACGGAATCGTGGGGGCAACGTACTTGCTACATCGCTGACCCTGAAGGCAATTTGGTAGAAATCGGGTCATTCGTCAAGGATTAACAAATAAAGGAGAACTTATGGAAATGAAGTTTTGTCAGAGCTGCGGAATGCCGCTCACGCCGGAAATCTTGGGCACCAACGCCGACGGCAGCAAGAACGAAGAATACTGCATCTACTGCTATAAAGACGGCGCCTTCACCGGCGACTTCAACATGGAGCAGATGGTCGAATTCTGCTCGCAGTTCGTCAATGAATTCAACAAGAATACAGGCAAGAGCCTTACCCGCGAAGAGTACAGGGTAGAACTGCGCAAGTATTTCCCGACGCTCAAGCGCTGGTGCCTCCCGGCAGATCAACTGCCGCACGCCACCTCGCCCATGAAGCAGAAGTTCATTGAAGAGGTAAACGCGCTTAATATCAAGGACATGCCGAAAATTGACAACCTCTTTGTTCTGCAGGGCTCGTTCATCAATCAGGAATACAAAATTAACGGCAACAGCGTCAAGCTATTGGACGATAACGCAAGCTACTGGGGCAACCAGGTCAAAAAGATTGGTGCCGAAGGCCGCTGCTTTGGAATCGCTTGCGACGAACGCTACATTCTCGTGAGCGAATACGGCAAGAACGGAGCTGATGCTGAAATCGTCGTATTCAAGAGACGGTAATGTTTAAGATATTACGCTTCTTTCCCGAGGACGGCGCGGGCGAGCTGGTCGGCGCATGAAGTCGGCTTCCCGCCACAGGTGTTGCCCAAGAGCTTTGCCGCGATATCTTCGGCGCTCATGCCTTCGCAGAGTTTCGCAATCGCCTTCAGATTGCCGTTGCATCCGCCCGTAAAGCGGATATTTCTGATTTTGTCTCCGTCGCGCGTGAACTGGATCGTTGTCGCGCAAACGCCTCTGGTCTTGAAAGTCTCTTCCATGTGTGTCCCGGGGTTGAAGGTGTGTGTTAAATATACAATGATTCCTGAAAAAACACGTTTCTGCATAAAATTTTAGAAAAAATATGCAGATTGTGGTGCTTTTCTGCATAAAAAGAACTATATTATGTGCAGAAAAAGGCCTGGTTATGCATAAATTTGACTATTCCTTCTTGAAAAATGGGATGTTGCCCGCAAATTTGGTCAATACGACATCCTCTATTGCGTCGTTAAAGACGATGGCATCATTCCGCAAGGAATCTCATCAGGAGATTTTCACGGAACTTGAATCTATCGCCAAGGTCCAGTCGGTTAAAAGTTCAAATGCCATCGAGGGCATCATCACCAGTGACGACCGAATTGCGCAAATCGTGAATCAGAACAGCGCCCCGCTCAATCATGACGAAGCCGAAATCGCCGGTTATCGTGACGCCCTTTCGCTTATCCATACCGGCTATAACGACATCCCTTTTTCTGTGCAGACGATGCTCTCCTTGCATCGGACGCTCCTCGCGCAAGTGGCTCAAAGCCGCGGAGGCGCGTTTAAGAACGAAGACAACGTGATTCTTGAAATTGACAAGTCGGGGACGCGCAAGATTCGTTTCGCTCCCGTTCGCGCAGCCCAAACACAAAAGGCAATGGAACAACTGGAACTCGCCTATATGGACGCTGTTGCGGATGATTCCATAAGTAAGCTATTGCTCATTCCGTGCGTGATGCTTGATTTCCTGTGCATCCACCCATTCAGGGACGGGAACGGCAGAATGTCGCGGCTGCTCTCGCTCCTTCTTTTGTACAAGAACGGCTACGATGTTGGCAAGTACATTTCGTACGAAGAGCAAATCAACAAGAACAAGTCGTGGTATTACGAATCGTTGCGTGAATCGTCCGTGAATTGGCACGAGAGCCGCAATGACTATTTCCCGTTTGTCCAGCATTTTTTAAGCATGCTTTACCAGTGCTATCAAGAATTAGACAAGCGCTTTGCAACGGTGAATTCAAACAAGATAACCAAAACATCCCGCATTGAGGCGACAGTGCTGAACAGCCTTTTGCCGATATCGAAATCCGATATATGCAAGATTCTCCCTGATGTGAGCCCGACAACCGTCGAATATGTCTTGGGAAAGATGCTGAAAAGTGGAGTCGTCACGACAGTTGGCGCCGGGCGTGGCACGAAGTATCTGAGGAAGTAATGGGGCCTCGTGATTTTCATATACTTTCTAGAGCATTTCGTTGAAGGATAATTGTGTCTTATCGTTTAACTTAGCGGGCTTTTGCAAAATTTAGATGTTTCATTTATATATTATTACTGATATGTTGGGTAAAGAATGATGCGAAATTTCAAGATATTGCTAATTTTGTGTGTAGTCGTGTTGTTTTGGGGTTGTGGTAGTGACTGCGACAATCCTTTGAACCATTGTTATGAAAGTGATGTTTCTCGAGATATGATAGAGATAAATCAATTTTCTATGGTTGCATTAGATTCTATAATTGCATTGAATGATTCGGCTAAAGATGATTATACGGTAAGTGTTAAATCTCATTACTATGTTAGATATGATCATTATACAGACACTTATCATTCTGAAGAATATATTCCTTTTACAATAGAAACACCCTATTCGCTAACTATATTCATGGATGTTTACGGATGTGATAATCCGAAATGTTCAAATGCGAAAAGAATTGTTTTTCATGATGAAGGTTATAATTATGTAGAAGCTTTGGATGAAACGTCTTTTTCGATTTCAAAGAACACTTCAGACTATTATTACGAAAAATTCGGTGAAAATTGTGAATTGGAAGTGGCTTTGTTTTTTAGATTGAGAATAAATACATCTCGTATAAAAATAGATCTGAATGTTCAGGATGCCTCTGAAACTTGTGAAGTTGTTGATGAGGATTGGTGATGCTAAAGTTTTGTTTCGTTATTTTCTTGACCTTGCTATGCTCTTGTTCGAATATTGATGATATTGATGTTGTTCAGGCACCAAGGTATCACGTTCCAGAATATTCCTTGCAAAATCGAAATCCGTATGGGTTTATTTGTGTACCGAAATGGAAGGATTTTTATTTTGTTCATGATTCGGTGTTTCTTGTTCAGCTGGATGAATATTTAAACGAAAAAAATGTTTTTATTGGCGAATTTTCTAACGAACATAATTGGTATGGGTGTGATCAAAGTACGGAATTTAATTTTCATGATGTAAATTTAAATGGCCCCTATGTACGTTTTGATGTAAAGGGATATTTCATAAATCATGATTCTGTCAAAGTTGAAGCCACACTTAGCTATTTTGCTGATATGTGGTATGAAGATCATGTTTATATAAGTCTTAGTTCTACTGTACAAAGAAAACGTGTGGAAAATCTTGCCCAAAACGAAGCGTATCCATTACAAGTTGCAAAAATTGTGGCAGACAAGGAGTATTCAGAAGATGGAAGGCCTTTTTCAAAAACGGATGAGGAAATGTGGATGGCCTATGTGGACTTGAATTTTTTTGTTGAACATTTGTTTTTCCAGGCCGATGATTTGGCAGACAATGGTAAGTTTGATGATGATGAAAAAGTCCCGACTTTAATTGTTGATTCGGTTTTAGCAAATGTCAAATCCATTTCTGACGATTATGCAAAGTCATACAAATTGCCAGTTTGCAATGGGGATTCTTTAGAGTCTATTGTTCGAAATAAGGAAAGTCTTTTTAATGGGAAAAAAATGGTCTGTTCGTTCTCTTTTTGGCGTTTAGAAGAACCAATGGAGGATTCTTTGGGCGCTTGCACAAGTTATAATTATGGCGATTTGATTGATAAAGGCGATAGGTTGGTTTATATCTGTGATAGTATAGATCGCGGATGGCGAATGGCTGCATATGATGAGATACTTGATTTTCGATATCGCAACTGTTCTGTTGATAATGTTGGAGATACCTTGATTATGAATGATAGTGTGGTCTACATTTGTAATGAAAAAACGAATAAGTGGCAACTTGCTAATTTTGATGAATTGATGGATCTTCGGTTGGGTGAATGTGGTAAGGAATTGCGGCGCTATGAAAAGTATCGTGACAATCTTTATTATTGTGCTAAAAATGGTTTGTGGGAAAAAATTTCCCAGAAAGAATTTGATGTTGGTAAATGCTATGATGATGTTGCTGCAGGAACACTAAAAAAATACGAAAATACGGTGATACTTTGCTCGTTTAATAAAGGCTCGCCTGATTGGGTGCTTGCACCAGACTCGCTCATGATGCCGTTTCTGAATTCTTTAGGTGATTCAGTTGCTAAGCAAACTGAAACGTTGGGACGAGATAGCGTCGAATTCTTTTGTGCGGGTAGAACGGGGTGTGTATATGCGGATGTTGATTCCATATATGACAAAAAATCTGGGTTAGGATATAGTACTATTTCCTATGGAGGAATGCTGTGGATGAAAGGACAGCCGCAAAACGCCTTCGTTGATTCAACCGGATCGTTTGATTTTTTCGAGAAATATTTAAAAGATGATATTGTTACGCTGAATGTTGTTGAAAGTGAGTACTATTACACATTTGAAGTTGCGCAAGAACAATGCCCTGTCGGATTTCATATTCCTGATACAACGGAATGGAAACGTTTTATGATGGGGGTTGACGAAGGGGCTATTCGGGATAAAAAATATACTCATATTTATTTTGTTTTAACTCCTGATAAAATTGAAAATTTGTATACCCAAACAATTTCGGCTTCTTGGACGAGTACAAGGGAAAATGATAAAAACGTTTATTGCCTTGTGAATTCTTCTTTTGTGGAATGCCCTATAAATGCCTACCCGATTGGTACCTCATGCATGAAAAACGTTGTTGATTAGAATCGAAAAAAAAGTTCGTGTGTGGTTTTTTTCTAAATTATCCTTCCGTAACAGTAAAGGATACGCTTATGAATATTCTCGTCGTTGGTAGCGGTGGTCGCGAACATGCCATCGCTCTTGCAGTCAAGAAGTCGCCGCTGTGCGACGCTCTCGTGTGCGCTCCGGGCAACCCGGGCATGGCTAACCTCGGCAAGTGCGTGCCGGTGGATGTAGCCGACCCGAAGGCCATTGCCGACCTCGCCGTAGCAGAGCATATCGACCTCGCGGTCATCGGCCCCGAAATTCCGCTGGTCGCTGGCGTAGTGGATGAATTCCGCCGTCGCGGGCTGCGCGCTTTCGGCCCGACTGCGGCTGCTGCCGCGCTCGAAGGCTCCAAGGCCTTCAGCAAGGATATCATGAAGAAGTACAACGTGCCGACGGCCGCCTTCGAGACCTTCACCGATCTCGCCTCCGCCAAGAAGTTCCTCGCCGAACACCCGGCTCCGATCGTGGTGAAGGCGTCGGGCCTCGCTGCGGGCAAGGGCGCTATCGTTTGCATGACCGACAAGGAAGCGAACGACGCTGTCGAAGAAATGCTCGGCGACAAGGCCGTCTTCGGCGAATCCGGCAAGACGGTGGTGATTGAAGAATTCATGGACGGCGAAGAAGCCTCCATCTTCGTGGTTTGCGACGGCAAGGACTATGTGATTCTCTCTTCTGCCCAGGACCACAAGCGCGTCTTTGACGACGACAAGGGCCCGAACACGGGCGGCATGGGCGCCTACAGCCCGGCTCCGGTCGTGACGGACGCTCTCCTCGAGGTCGTGAAAAAGACGATTATCGAACCGACCCTCAAGGGCATGGCCGCCGAAGGCAAGCCTTACACGGGCGTGCTCTACGTGGGCATCATGGTGACTGCGAAGGGCCCGAAGGTCGTGGAATACAACTGCCGCCTCGGCGACCCCGAATGCCAGATTGTGCTTCCGCTCTATGACGGCGATGTGCTCGCGTTGTTCGACGCTGCCGAAAAGGGCGAACTCGCCAAACTAAACGCTCCGAAGGCGACCAAGGGTAGCTCCGCAATCGTGGTGCTTGCAAGTGCCGGTTATCCGGGCTCTTACGAAAAGGGCAAGGTCGTGACGGGTATCGAAGAAGCCGAAAAGAACGGCGCCCAGGTGCTCCATGCCGGTACCAAGATGGTGGACGGCAAGCTGGTCACGAACGGTGGCCGCGTGTTCGGCGTGGTGGGCCATGGCGAAACGCTCCAGGCCGCTCTCGACATCGCTTACGAAGCCGCCGAAAAGGTTCAGTTCGAAGGCAAGTTCTACCGCAAGGACATCGGCAAGAAGGGTTTGGCCCGTCTCGCCAAGATGGCGAAATAAGAGGTAACAAAATGGATTTGAAAGAAAATGCAAAGGTCGGTATCGTTGCGGGTAGCAAGTCCGACCAGGAAACTGTAGATAAAATCACCGCCGTGCTCGACGGCTTTGGCATCGTGTGGGAATTCAACATTCTCTCCGCGCACCGCACCCCGAACGCCACCGCGAAGTATGCTCGTGAAGCCGCCGGGCGAGGCCTCCAGGTCCTCATCGGTGTCGCAGGCCTCGCTGCAGCCCTTCCGGGCGTGCTCGCAGGGCACACAATTCTTCCCGTTATCGGCCTGCCCTGCGCCGGCGGCCCGCTCAACGGTGTCGATGCCCTGCACTCTATCGTGCAGATGCCCCCGGGAATCCCGGTGGCCACGGTCGGCATCGGCAACGGCAAGAATGCCGGTTACCTCGCCGCCCACATCGTCGCCATCGCAGACCCTGCAGTTCGCGAAAAGCTCGTCGCCTACCGCAAGGGCCTCGGAGACATCGAAGGCTAGTGGTTAGTGGTTGGTGGTTAGTGGTTAGGAATAGCACTAAGTTTTGCTTCAAGGTCGCCGCGCTTGTGGCGGTCTTTGTTGCTGCATGTTTCGCTGGTGAG
The Fibrobacter sp. DNA segment above includes these coding regions:
- a CDS encoding zinc ribbon domain-containing protein, with protein sequence MEMKFCQSCGMPLTPEILGTNADGSKNEEYCIYCYKDGAFTGDFNMEQMVEFCSQFVNEFNKNTGKSLTREEYRVELRKYFPTLKRWCLPADQLPHATSPMKQKFIEEVNALNIKDMPKIDNLFVLQGSFINQEYKINGNSVKLLDDNASYWGNQVKKIGAEGRCFGIACDERYILVSEYGKNGADAEIVVFKRR
- a CDS encoding cation transporter is translated as MIDNEIENRSKVIVRTSIVGIATNVVLSAFKAAIGFVTGSIAVTLDAVNNLSDALSSVITIVGAKLANKLPDKKHPLGYGRIEYLSAMIVAAIVLYAGGTSAVESVKKIIHPEAADYSTVSLVIIAAAVVVKLVLGKYVKRQGEWVNSGALVASGADALFDAILSASVLASAIVFVTTGISLEAYVGVLISLFIIKSGIEMLKDTLDDILGKRTDGDTAKEIKKILTSEKPVRGAYDLILNDYGPNKALASVHLELPDSMTVEEVDVLTRKLQHRVFKETGVILTGVGVYSYNTKDDEAAKIRSDVLKIVKSHEWALQMHGFYVDVAEKSLRFDVVMSFAITPEEGVATLTKEVGEAFPEYSVHIAPDVDVG
- a CDS encoding ACT domain-containing protein, with translation MKLKKLDHKLTVCKVADVSDVDTGKDFSLIGILSKLSAILAENGVGFFAISTFNTDYIFVKAENFEKVLC
- a CDS encoding VOC family protein; translation: MKLEGFGIFVDDMATMVRFYRDVLGFEIKEDENTTNVFLEKDGTLFLLFRKSDFEKMTSQKYAYCKGVNGHFEIALGVANYTEVDKTYAKVTIAGAKGIMPPTTESWGQRTCYIADPEGNLVEIGSFVKD
- a CDS encoding Fic family protein, which produces MHKFDYSFLKNGMLPANLVNTTSSIASLKTMASFRKESHQEIFTELESIAKVQSVKSSNAIEGIITSDDRIAQIVNQNSAPLNHDEAEIAGYRDALSLIHTGYNDIPFSVQTMLSLHRTLLAQVAQSRGGAFKNEDNVILEIDKSGTRKIRFAPVRAAQTQKAMEQLELAYMDAVADDSISKLLLIPCVMLDFLCIHPFRDGNGRMSRLLSLLLLYKNGYDVGKYISYEEQINKNKSWYYESLRESSVNWHESRNDYFPFVQHFLSMLYQCYQELDKRFATVNSNKITKTSRIEATVLNSLLPISKSDICKILPDVSPTTVEYVLGKMLKSGVVTTVGAGRGTKYLRK
- the purD gene encoding phosphoribosylamine--glycine ligase, which produces MNILVVGSGGREHAIALAVKKSPLCDALVCAPGNPGMANLGKCVPVDVADPKAIADLAVAEHIDLAVIGPEIPLVAGVVDEFRRRGLRAFGPTAAAAALEGSKAFSKDIMKKYNVPTAAFETFTDLASAKKFLAEHPAPIVVKASGLAAGKGAIVCMTDKEANDAVEEMLGDKAVFGESGKTVVIEEFMDGEEASIFVVCDGKDYVILSSAQDHKRVFDDDKGPNTGGMGAYSPAPVVTDALLEVVKKTIIEPTLKGMAAEGKPYTGVLYVGIMVTAKGPKVVEYNCRLGDPECQIVLPLYDGDVLALFDAAEKGELAKLNAPKATKGSSAIVVLASAGYPGSYEKGKVVTGIEEAEKNGAQVLHAGTKMVDGKLVTNGGRVFGVVGHGETLQAALDIAYEAAEKVQFEGKFYRKDIGKKGLARLAKMAK
- a CDS encoding TIGR03905 family TSCPD domain-containing protein; the encoded protein is MEETFKTRGVCATTIQFTRDGDKIRNIRFTGGCNGNLKAIAKLCEGMSAEDIAAKLLGNTCGGKPTSCADQLARAVLGKEA
- the purE gene encoding 5-(carboxyamino)imidazole ribonucleotide mutase; protein product: MDLKENAKVGIVAGSKSDQETVDKITAVLDGFGIVWEFNILSAHRTPNATAKYAREAAGRGLQVLIGVAGLAAALPGVLAGHTILPVIGLPCAGGPLNGVDALHSIVQMPPGIPVATVGIGNGKNAGYLAAHIVAIADPAVREKLVAYRKGLGDIEG